The following proteins are encoded in a genomic region of Polyangiaceae bacterium:
- a CDS encoding 23S rRNA (pseudouridine(1915)-N(3))-methyltransferase RlmH: protein MRIRIVAVGKVKERDVRNVLDDYLGRIRRYAPLDEVELKSDVGFTKAIKSDELVIALEVTGERLTSEAFAARLEQWGSHGKGNFCFLIGGAEGIPAEISRAASHRLSLSSMTLPHRLARVLLAEQIYRGFSILRGEPYARED, encoded by the coding sequence TTGAGGATCCGCATCGTCGCCGTGGGCAAGGTCAAAGAGCGCGATGTGCGCAACGTGCTCGACGACTACCTGGGCAGGATCAGGCGTTACGCGCCCCTCGATGAGGTGGAGCTGAAGTCTGACGTTGGGTTCACCAAGGCCATCAAGTCCGATGAGCTGGTGATCGCCTTGGAGGTGACAGGTGAGCGCCTCACGAGCGAGGCCTTTGCAGCGCGTCTCGAGCAGTGGGGCAGCCACGGCAAGGGCAACTTTTGTTTCTTGATCGGTGGCGCGGAGGGGATCCCTGCGGAAATCTCTCGCGCAGCCAGCCATCGCCTGAGCCTGTCCAGCATGACGCTGCCGCATCGGCTTGCACGCGTATTGCTTGCAGAGCAGATCTACCGCGGATTCAGCATTTTGCGCGGCGAGCCATACGCCCGAGAGGACTAG
- a CDS encoding acyl-CoA dehydrogenase family protein, whose product MLDFSLSDEHKSLIDTAKRFTRERIMPVSAECDRESRFPIEVFKEAWELGLINPTVPAEYGGSGMGELENTFITEQLAYGCTGIQTSMLANGLALTPIKLGGNDAQKKEYLGRLTSEPILASYCTTEPAAGSDVAGLQTRFVQKGDEYVINGQKCWITNASHANFYVVFATEDPAKRHRGIAAFIIDRDTPGVKVGKHEDKLGQRASDTAVVHFEEVVVKKENMLAPAGQGFKLAMETFNQTRPDIAASATGLMQRCLDESVAYAKERKTFGVPIAEHQMVQAMIAEMAIRTEATRLLYMKAAWNLDNGVRDPIVSSYAKAFGADAAMQTAIDAVQVFGGNGYVKEYPVEKLMRDAKVLQIYEGTSQIQRLVIAKNVLSR is encoded by the coding sequence ATGCTGGATTTCAGCCTGTCCGACGAACACAAGTCGCTGATCGACACCGCCAAGCGCTTCACGCGTGAACGAATCATGCCCGTGAGCGCTGAGTGCGATCGGGAGAGCCGCTTCCCCATCGAGGTGTTCAAGGAAGCCTGGGAGCTCGGACTCATCAACCCAACGGTGCCCGCCGAGTACGGCGGCTCGGGGATGGGCGAGCTCGAGAACACCTTCATCACCGAGCAGCTCGCCTACGGCTGCACGGGGATCCAGACCAGCATGCTCGCCAACGGCTTGGCCCTCACCCCGATCAAACTCGGGGGGAACGACGCCCAGAAGAAGGAGTACCTGGGCCGCCTCACCTCGGAGCCCATCCTCGCGAGCTATTGCACCACGGAACCGGCAGCCGGCAGCGACGTCGCCGGACTGCAGACGCGCTTCGTACAGAAGGGCGACGAGTACGTGATCAACGGCCAAAAGTGCTGGATCACCAACGCGAGCCACGCAAACTTCTACGTCGTCTTCGCGACCGAAGATCCAGCGAAGCGTCACCGCGGTATCGCCGCCTTCATCATCGATCGCGACACCCCCGGCGTGAAGGTGGGCAAGCACGAGGACAAGCTGGGTCAGCGCGCAAGCGACACCGCCGTCGTCCATTTCGAGGAAGTGGTGGTGAAGAAGGAAAACATGCTGGCGCCCGCGGGTCAGGGCTTCAAGTTGGCGATGGAGACGTTCAACCAAACCCGGCCCGATATTGCGGCATCGGCGACCGGTTTGATGCAGCGCTGCCTGGATGAATCGGTAGCCTACGCCAAGGAGCGCAAGACCTTCGGCGTTCCGATCGCCGAGCACCAGATGGTCCAGGCGATGATCGCCGAGATGGCTATCCGCACGGAAGCTACACGCCTGCTCTACATGAAGGCGGCTTGGAACCTCGACAACGGCGTGCGCGATCCAATCGTCTCGAGCTACGCAAAGGCGTTCGGAGCCGACGCAGCGATGCAGACCGCCATCGACGCGGTGCAGGTCTTTGGTGGAAACGGGTACGTCAAGGAGTACCCGGTAGAGAAGCTGATGCGCGACGCCAAGGTGCTGCAGATCTACGAAGGCACGAGCCAGATCCAGCGCCTCGTCATCGCGAAGAACGTCCTCAGCCGCTGA
- a CDS encoding TolC family protein — MAQPKAPSDAEAAPPADDKPKAEAEAPAKPEPSAKLPEIDDPMLAPVPPAKHTVKSWQEALKLVRTRSTSLRQARAQVESASARSRQALAGAYPRIIANASVQRHLLRGNGTTFRNGALVQDAPIPDPATTWQAGVSVTQPLLALAAWHDHGTTKRSIRAAKLSSKEVERQVLAGVAESIVNVITAERLAEIRRVSLKSSLSTLSLNRRRFRLGSASAVDVLRAEQEVNLLRAQIVSADEGVRRSREALGLALGDSEAWSVNPKIKLDALARDAKGSCRAEPNVESRPDVRAARAQLEVAERGVTSAQLGFAPTIDAVSSLTYFEPESQINQEHVTWTIGAVLTWTIYDGGRRGGGEDVSRADMKLAEAKLDDTKRRARLEVTQARRSVEVAIATLKVTGKTRDLARETARLSRLAFVNGSGTSFELVDSARRLQEAEIDVAIKEFELVRARITAMLALATCDV, encoded by the coding sequence ATGGCGCAGCCGAAGGCTCCCTCCGATGCGGAGGCCGCGCCGCCCGCAGACGACAAGCCGAAAGCAGAAGCCGAAGCTCCCGCAAAGCCGGAGCCCAGCGCCAAGCTGCCCGAGATCGACGATCCGATGCTGGCGCCGGTGCCGCCCGCGAAACACACGGTCAAATCCTGGCAGGAGGCCCTCAAGCTGGTACGCACCCGCTCGACGAGCCTGCGCCAAGCTCGGGCTCAGGTGGAGTCCGCTTCGGCGCGCTCACGGCAAGCCCTTGCCGGCGCCTACCCGCGCATCATCGCCAACGCATCCGTGCAGAGGCATTTGCTGCGTGGAAATGGCACGACCTTCCGCAACGGCGCGCTGGTCCAAGACGCACCCATCCCTGATCCCGCAACGACCTGGCAGGCAGGTGTCAGCGTCACCCAACCGCTCCTGGCGCTCGCCGCTTGGCACGACCACGGCACGACCAAGCGCAGCATTCGGGCGGCGAAGCTGTCGTCGAAGGAGGTCGAACGTCAGGTGCTGGCCGGCGTCGCGGAGTCGATCGTCAACGTGATCACCGCCGAGCGGCTGGCGGAGATCCGGCGTGTCTCGCTGAAGAGCTCCCTCTCTACGCTGAGCCTGAACCGACGTCGTTTCCGCCTGGGGTCCGCCAGCGCGGTCGACGTGCTCCGCGCAGAGCAAGAGGTCAACCTGCTGAGGGCGCAGATCGTCTCCGCGGACGAGGGTGTGCGGCGCTCCAGGGAGGCGCTGGGGCTGGCTCTCGGTGACTCCGAAGCCTGGAGCGTGAACCCAAAGATCAAGCTAGACGCACTGGCTCGTGACGCCAAGGGAAGCTGCCGCGCGGAACCAAACGTAGAGAGTCGACCAGACGTGCGAGCCGCGCGCGCGCAGCTAGAAGTGGCTGAACGGGGTGTCACGAGCGCACAGCTCGGATTTGCCCCCACCATCGACGCCGTGTCGAGTCTCACCTACTTCGAACCCGAAAGTCAGATCAACCAAGAGCATGTGACCTGGACCATCGGCGCAGTGCTCACCTGGACGATCTACGATGGCGGACGCCGGGGGGGTGGCGAGGACGTCAGCCGCGCCGACATGAAGCTCGCCGAGGCCAAGCTGGACGACACCAAGCGTCGCGCGCGGCTCGAGGTCACCCAGGCACGGCGCTCCGTCGAGGTCGCCATTGCGACGTTGAAAGTGACTGGCAAGACCCGCGACCTCGCCCGCGAGACAGCGCGCCTCAGTCGCCTGGCGTTCGTCAACGGCAGCGGTACGAGCTTTGAGCTGGTGGACTCTGCGCGTCGCCTTCAAGAGGCGGAAATCGACGTCGCCATCAAGGAGTTCGAGCTGGTTCGCGCGCGCATCACCGCGATGCTGGCGCTCGCCACCTGCGACGTCTGA
- the tatC gene encoding twin-arginine translocase subunit TatC — protein MSAEPEEQTMTFWEHLEELRSRIIKMALAFVVGAVVAWIYRVEVLSWLTKPFVEAWNTGALGEKASLHFSAPASLFFAYVKLAVMAGLILALPVMLYQLWAFIAPGLYSNERRLAIPFVLSSTTLFTCGALFGWKIAFPLAFRYLLDFAGPVGTQGFEVKPTVMVDDYLDFVSRMLIAFGATFQLPVLIFFLSIAGIVNYRQLIRFGRYFIVIAFVLAAVLTPPDITSQVLLAAPLLVLYALSIGISYIITRKRVQELDKRAAKG, from the coding sequence ATGAGCGCTGAACCCGAAGAACAGACGATGACGTTCTGGGAGCACCTCGAGGAGCTCCGGAGCCGCATCATCAAGATGGCGCTGGCGTTCGTGGTGGGCGCAGTCGTCGCCTGGATCTACCGCGTCGAGGTGCTCTCGTGGCTCACCAAGCCCTTCGTGGAGGCGTGGAACACGGGTGCCCTTGGAGAGAAAGCCAGCCTGCACTTTTCGGCTCCCGCATCGCTGTTCTTTGCGTACGTGAAGCTGGCAGTCATGGCCGGGCTCATCCTGGCGCTGCCGGTGATGCTGTATCAGCTGTGGGCGTTCATCGCGCCCGGCCTGTATTCCAACGAACGCCGTCTTGCGATCCCCTTCGTGCTGAGCTCGACGACGTTGTTCACCTGCGGCGCGCTGTTCGGCTGGAAGATCGCCTTCCCCCTCGCCTTTCGCTACCTGCTGGACTTCGCGGGCCCCGTTGGCACCCAGGGCTTCGAAGTGAAGCCGACCGTGATGGTCGACGACTACCTCGATTTCGTCTCGCGCATGCTGATCGCATTCGGAGCGACCTTCCAGCTACCGGTCTTGATCTTCTTCCTGTCGATCGCGGGCATCGTCAACTACCGGCAGCTCATCCGCTTTGGGCGTTACTTCATCGTGATCGCGTTCGTGCTGGCGGCGGTGCTGACGCCTCCTGACATCACGAGCCAGGTGCTGCTGGCCGCGCCGCTACTCGTGCTCTACGCCCTCTCCATTGGCATCAGCTACATCATCACGCGCAAGCGGGTGCAGGAGCTGGACAAACGAGCGGCCAAGGGCTGA
- a CDS encoding DEAD/DEAH box helicase, with protein sequence MPETDTEIQPTFDVLRLSNEVRKAVDELGYVNPTPVQRAIYEPAKKGRDLVVQARTGTGKTAAFGLPLVDGLVKPDIAAVQAMVLCPTRELALQVAREVTSLGKYRELKVVSIYGGAPMQRQIDEISAGAQILVGTPGRVLDHLRRGTLDPARIRVLVLDESDEMLSMGFLPQINEVLEALPKTLHTLLFSATVPRDVVRMAEDRLRDPSFITLSGDEIGALSIQHFTYLAAGDKLGDFLQVVETENPESAIIFCNTREQTKRVAHQLKQAGYDADWLNADLSQSERERVMAAVRESRLRFLVATDVAARGIDISHLTHVINYDFPESTEVYVHRTGRTGRAGRTGTAISMITPQDIGGVYMLKLTYRITPVERSLPSATEKRTRAELDLVEGLVRLAETRRVTVRDRTLARRLLTHDQAEIAIAMLLQDHLGPREEAEAEGARARRAAKPAPVAAPRQESPRPQDARRQDPRQESPQPASNGKNGQPSARAQRDERTELAGAPTLPDSRRGTQRKPVEATNGGDVAAPSEAPAESPKRDAAPREASPRRDDGRRGEKRREDKRREDGQRDDRGRRDESRRDESRRDESRRDESRRDESRRDESRRDAAPERPAPRAEAAREDAKKDAPKGSDEREGRRSRGDRDDSRRKRRSEERAARPELVVAKDESVDHDLDLPGYIVQDASPSLVARLTDAEAPEGRRSRGSETDSPRPRRQRNESEAKGSEEPRRGRRSRDDRPRREAGEEPRNGASRESARNTQASKTARGQEPAETNVTLRTPVTNVSEARAGHSAAKHPNVAIAEAGDPDAIREIRVNVGRKDGARPSDFRRTLVDRGSLSDADTEHVNVRPDHTFVGVKVRVLAKAMDALNGATIAGKEASVELAAASD encoded by the coding sequence GTGCCTGAGACCGATACAGAAATTCAACCGACCTTCGATGTGCTGCGCCTCTCCAACGAGGTGCGCAAGGCCGTCGATGAGCTTGGCTACGTCAACCCTACTCCCGTTCAGCGGGCGATCTACGAGCCCGCGAAGAAGGGTCGCGACCTGGTGGTCCAGGCGCGGACCGGCACGGGTAAGACCGCCGCCTTTGGCCTGCCGCTGGTGGATGGCCTGGTCAAGCCAGACATCGCCGCCGTGCAGGCGATGGTGCTGTGCCCCACCCGCGAGCTCGCGCTCCAGGTGGCGCGAGAGGTCACTTCGCTCGGTAAGTACCGCGAGCTGAAGGTGGTCAGCATTTATGGTGGCGCGCCGATGCAACGCCAGATCGACGAGATCTCCGCGGGCGCGCAGATCCTCGTCGGCACGCCAGGCCGTGTGCTCGATCACCTGCGGCGCGGCACGCTCGATCCCGCACGGATCCGCGTGCTGGTGCTCGACGAGAGCGACGAGATGCTCTCGATGGGCTTCTTGCCTCAAATCAACGAGGTGCTGGAGGCGCTCCCCAAGACGCTCCACACGTTGCTCTTCAGCGCAACGGTGCCGCGTGACGTCGTGCGCATGGCGGAAGACCGCCTGCGTGACCCGAGCTTCATCACCTTGAGCGGTGACGAAATCGGCGCGCTGTCGATCCAGCATTTCACGTACCTCGCGGCGGGCGACAAGCTCGGCGACTTCCTCCAGGTCGTCGAAACGGAGAACCCCGAGAGCGCGATCATCTTCTGCAACACCCGTGAGCAAACCAAGCGGGTGGCGCACCAGCTCAAACAGGCTGGATACGACGCCGATTGGCTCAACGCGGACCTTTCACAATCCGAGCGAGAGCGAGTCATGGCGGCGGTGCGCGAGTCGCGCCTACGTTTCCTCGTGGCAACGGATGTCGCGGCGCGAGGCATCGACATCTCGCACCTCACCCACGTCATCAACTACGACTTCCCCGAGTCTACGGAAGTCTACGTGCACCGCACGGGTCGCACGGGGCGTGCCGGACGCACTGGTACCGCAATCAGCATGATCACGCCGCAAGACATCGGCGGGGTCTACATGCTCAAACTCACCTACCGCATCACGCCGGTCGAGCGCAGCCTACCGAGCGCGACCGAGAAGCGTACCCGCGCCGAGCTCGATCTCGTGGAAGGTCTAGTGCGCCTCGCGGAGACTCGCAGGGTCACCGTTCGTGACCGCACCCTCGCGCGCCGCCTGCTGACTCACGACCAGGCCGAAATCGCCATCGCCATGTTGCTTCAGGACCACCTCGGTCCACGAGAAGAAGCCGAAGCTGAAGGCGCGCGCGCGCGCCGCGCTGCAAAACCCGCCCCTGTCGCTGCCCCGCGGCAAGAGTCTCCACGGCCCCAGGATGCGCGGCGCCAGGACCCACGGCAGGAGTCGCCTCAGCCGGCGAGCAACGGGAAAAACGGGCAACCGTCGGCACGCGCACAGCGAGACGAGCGGACGGAGCTCGCGGGCGCCCCAACCCTGCCGGACAGTCGCCGCGGGACGCAGCGCAAGCCAGTGGAAGCCACCAACGGAGGCGATGTGGCGGCGCCCAGCGAAGCCCCTGCAGAATCACCGAAGCGGGACGCGGCTCCCCGCGAGGCTTCACCCCGACGCGACGACGGCCGTCGCGGAGAGAAGCGTCGCGAAGACAAGCGTCGCGAAGACGGTCAGCGCGACGATCGCGGTCGTCGGGACGAGAGCCGTCGGGACGAGAGTCGTCGGGACGAGAGCCGTCGGGACGAGAGCCGTCGGGACGAGAGCCGTCGGGACGAGAGCCGTCGGGACGCAGCCCCGGAACGGCCCGCACCGCGAGCTGAAGCAGCCCGGGAAGACGCGAAGAAAGACGCGCCAAAGGGCAGCGACGAGCGCGAAGGACGCCGCTCCCGCGGCGACCGGGATGATTCCCGACGGAAGCGCCGAAGCGAAGAGCGCGCTGCTCGCCCGGAGCTCGTGGTGGCCAAGGACGAATCGGTCGACCATGATCTGGATCTGCCAGGCTACATCGTGCAAGACGCATCCCCTTCCCTGGTTGCGCGCTTGACCGACGCCGAGGCGCCGGAAGGGCGCCGCTCCCGTGGGTCCGAGACGGACTCCCCTCGCCCCAGGCGCCAACGAAACGAGAGCGAAGCCAAGGGCTCGGAGGAGCCCCGCCGTGGACGGCGCAGCCGAGACGACCGCCCCCGCCGTGAAGCCGGCGAAGAGCCGCGCAACGGCGCGTCGCGCGAATCCGCACGCAACACCCAAGCCTCGAAGACGGCGCGCGGCCAGGAACCAGCAGAAACGAATGTGACCTTGCGTACGCCAGTCACCAACGTCAGCGAGGCGCGCGCTGGCCACTCGGCGGCCAAACACCCCAACGTCGCTATCGCAGAGGCAGGCGACCCCGACGCAATCCGTGAGATCCGCGTGAATGTTGGGCGCAAAGATGGAGCGCGTCCCAGCGACTTCCGACGCACCCTGGTAGATCGTGGTTCGCTCAGTGACGCCGATACAGAGCACGTCAACGTGCGCCCCGACCACACCTTCGTGGGAGTAAAGGTCCGCGTGCTAGCCAAAGCGATGGACGCGTTGAACGGCGCAACCATCGCTGGCAAGGAAGCCAGCGTGGAACTGGCCGCAGCGTCTGATTGA
- the tatB gene encoding twin-arginine translocase subunit TatB, with the protein MFGISFTEILVIALVALVFVGPQKLPKMLRTVGEWIAKVRSLTSQVRQQTGIDEILKAEGIDGGLSELRNIMRGDLSSVGRSRPRTSRPSGDPYEDPIEYDRTRENPVEGPDAYGALPDDLLLDDEDDAEEQPDTADQATSDSADGDSPGQLEEDAPAAREDNP; encoded by the coding sequence GTGTTCGGCATCTCGTTCACCGAGATTTTGGTGATTGCCCTGGTGGCGCTGGTCTTCGTGGGTCCGCAGAAGCTCCCGAAGATGCTGCGCACGGTGGGTGAATGGATCGCCAAGGTGCGCTCGCTCACCAGCCAAGTGAGGCAGCAGACAGGTATCGACGAAATCCTCAAGGCGGAGGGCATCGACGGCGGCCTGAGCGAGCTACGCAACATCATGCGCGGCGATCTCAGCTCGGTGGGACGCTCGCGGCCCCGCACGTCCCGCCCGTCGGGCGACCCTTACGAGGACCCGATCGAGTACGACCGAACTCGAGAGAACCCCGTCGAAGGTCCAGATGCTTACGGAGCGCTGCCGGACGATCTCCTGCTGGATGACGAAGACGACGCTGAAGAGCAGCCAGACACCGCGGACCAAGCGACGTCTGATTCGGCCGACGGTGATTCCCCAGGGCAACTTGAGGAAGACGCTCCCGCGGCTCGCGAAGATAACCCATGA
- the ccsA gene encoding cytochrome c biogenesis protein CcsA, with protein MATDSEGVYKPPTALPTQAQPLPPATKASPWSHVFSGLCVVTLGVFLYLIYFIFNRTPDAQAAAGGLAQKIFYFHVPAAYAMYLGGVACFLGSAAYLMRATDARNAWARAGAETAVVFGMLVLVSGPLWAKKAWGVYWTWDPRLTTLMLSVLIYLAIAVLRAFGGDGEAERKFAAALGVLGTVTLPIVHYAVRKWGGNHPTVITKGGGGLGDPAMYQALGIGFLAMTLLWILLLWMRIAVETSEARARHAEERLITSGHIDEL; from the coding sequence ATGGCGACTGACAGCGAGGGCGTTTACAAGCCGCCGACCGCGCTTCCGACCCAAGCCCAGCCGCTCCCGCCGGCAACCAAGGCCTCGCCGTGGAGCCACGTCTTCAGCGGCCTCTGTGTGGTCACGCTCGGGGTGTTTCTCTACCTGATCTATTTCATCTTCAATCGCACGCCCGATGCCCAGGCGGCAGCAGGCGGATTGGCGCAGAAGATCTTCTACTTTCACGTTCCCGCGGCGTACGCGATGTACCTCGGTGGGGTCGCTTGCTTCCTCGGTTCCGCCGCCTATCTGATGCGCGCGACGGATGCCCGCAACGCATGGGCCCGCGCCGGCGCTGAGACCGCGGTCGTGTTCGGGATGTTGGTGCTGGTGAGTGGCCCGCTCTGGGCGAAAAAGGCCTGGGGCGTCTACTGGACTTGGGACCCACGCCTCACAACGCTGATGTTGAGCGTGTTGATCTACCTCGCTATCGCCGTGCTGCGCGCGTTCGGTGGCGACGGCGAAGCGGAGCGAAAATTTGCTGCCGCGCTGGGTGTGCTCGGTACCGTCACGCTCCCCATCGTGCATTATGCCGTACGGAAATGGGGTGGTAACCACCCGACCGTCATCACCAAGGGCGGTGGCGGGTTGGGTGACCCTGCGATGTATCAGGCGCTCGGCATCGGCTTCCTGGCCATGACGTTGCTCTGGATCTTGCTGTTGTGGATGCGCATCGCCGTCGAAACGTCGGAAGCCCGTGCTCGTCATGCAGAGGAGCGGCTCATCACCTCGGGGCACATCGACGAACTTTGA
- the rsfS gene encoding ribosome silencing factor, giving the protein MAAAKAGLEKKAMGVEIIDVTGKVDYADFLVLMTGQSDRHVAAIADSVDHELAAQGNEAISVEGLPAAEWVLIDFVDVVVHVFQRDYRSVYDLDGLWMDARRVPVADEPERGPTSGPVNA; this is encoded by the coding sequence TTGGCAGCGGCCAAGGCTGGGCTCGAGAAGAAGGCCATGGGCGTCGAGATCATCGACGTCACCGGGAAGGTCGACTACGCCGACTTTTTGGTGCTGATGACCGGGCAGAGTGATCGCCACGTTGCCGCTATCGCCGACAGCGTTGACCACGAGCTCGCGGCGCAAGGCAATGAGGCGATCAGCGTTGAGGGTCTACCCGCGGCTGAGTGGGTACTGATCGACTTCGTTGACGTCGTCGTCCATGTCTTCCAGCGCGACTACCGCTCGGTCTACGACTTGGACGGGCTCTGGATGGACGCGCGCCGGGTGCCGGTGGCTGACGAGCCGGAGCGCGGACCCACGTCGGGCCCCGTCAACGCCTGA
- a CDS encoding CehA/McbA family metallohydrolase, whose translation MLTPAPTGLRLGAWMRPLRWVSAITPPMLVAVLLAVPDSPAERPTPDAVTVAAPSAAPLPSVKSYTIPEDFEADQMRVFAEPGDLAQTNGQVTFVVRKKDGWLVDFWHNQPARATGGQLGGHTHIDGLWQLHAVLHDGKNQVDVTASKVQIRGDSIETSTTLSLGAGRMRVTTSYRLEPDQPRIIITTKFDHISGGRLTHLNLGDAVKWGNTDYFVDGKRQKATFNGKGKWVGRQGASGDMKLTTLEGKPMLVGFRSYHNGLSGEIRTAYRNVALNPGESVLVQRALKYDAIALDTPAPKAKPGLLKLTVRDGAGKPLAAKLSVQGLGLTKSPDFGNTGGLDGAGRFVWSGTGDFQRSLPPGKYQVWATAGYEREAQNWKVEIKSGETLELKGELPRAYSTPGWLSADLHLHQAPSPDSDIGCNTRVISVAAEGVELAAATDHYAVADLGPSVAYLRQEGLLATPVATMVGSEVSTVGNLFGHFNLFPMQAGDLVEYRDTTPKRMFAEMRKVAPKGLIQVNHPRMDQIGYWARYKVDPTSMQVPLKYQSEYSDDYDLLEVFNGLEMMSEPKLRKVLFDWIKLLGRGYRYTGTGNSDSHNLFFLDPGLPRNFIRVPSSKSDATDLTVPETEIVESLRKGRVTVSSGPMLEVDVNGKGPGETAQVVDGKVPLHIRISAASWISVDSVELLLGGNGRRVRWLTVKEKKAPVRFDQTIQLDVPSKTFVVVLVKGTKALPNTFTPNIKPFAFSNPIWLEP comes from the coding sequence ATGCTCACTCCCGCACCCACAGGTCTCCGACTGGGTGCCTGGATGCGTCCATTGCGCTGGGTTAGCGCTATCACGCCCCCGATGCTCGTCGCGGTGCTGCTGGCCGTCCCTGATTCGCCTGCGGAGCGACCCACGCCAGACGCCGTGACGGTGGCGGCCCCATCCGCAGCTCCGCTCCCCAGCGTGAAGAGCTACACGATCCCCGAGGACTTCGAAGCAGATCAAATGCGCGTCTTCGCCGAACCCGGGGATCTCGCGCAAACCAACGGCCAGGTCACCTTCGTCGTACGCAAGAAGGACGGCTGGCTCGTCGACTTCTGGCACAACCAACCAGCGCGCGCGACTGGCGGACAACTCGGCGGTCACACCCACATCGATGGCCTGTGGCAACTCCACGCGGTGCTCCACGACGGAAAGAACCAAGTCGACGTCACCGCCAGCAAGGTTCAGATCCGCGGGGATTCGATTGAGACGAGCACGACCCTCAGCCTCGGCGCTGGCCGCATGCGCGTCACGACAAGCTACCGCCTCGAGCCAGACCAGCCCCGCATCATCATCACCACCAAGTTCGATCACATTTCCGGAGGGCGCCTCACCCACCTGAACCTGGGCGATGCGGTGAAATGGGGAAACACCGACTACTTCGTCGACGGAAAGCGCCAGAAGGCGACGTTCAACGGCAAAGGCAAGTGGGTTGGACGCCAAGGCGCGAGCGGCGACATGAAGCTCACCACGCTGGAGGGCAAGCCCATGCTGGTCGGCTTTCGCTCTTACCACAACGGCTTGAGCGGTGAGATCCGCACGGCATACCGCAACGTGGCGCTGAACCCCGGGGAGAGCGTCCTCGTTCAGCGGGCGCTCAAGTACGACGCCATCGCGCTCGACACCCCCGCCCCTAAGGCGAAACCGGGTCTGCTCAAGCTGACGGTCCGCGACGGCGCGGGCAAGCCGTTGGCCGCCAAGCTCAGCGTGCAGGGCCTTGGGCTAACCAAGTCGCCCGACTTCGGAAACACCGGCGGTCTCGACGGCGCAGGCCGCTTCGTTTGGAGCGGCACTGGGGACTTCCAGCGCTCGTTGCCCCCCGGCAAGTACCAAGTCTGGGCCACTGCGGGCTATGAGCGCGAAGCGCAGAACTGGAAGGTCGAGATCAAATCCGGGGAGACGCTGGAGCTCAAAGGAGAGCTACCTCGCGCCTACTCGACCCCCGGCTGGCTCAGCGCCGACTTACACCTCCACCAGGCGCCGAGCCCTGACTCCGACATCGGCTGCAACACCCGAGTGATCTCCGTGGCCGCTGAAGGAGTCGAGCTCGCGGCAGCGACCGACCACTACGCCGTCGCTGACCTTGGTCCTTCCGTGGCTTACCTGCGTCAGGAGGGGCTGCTCGCGACTCCCGTCGCCACCATGGTGGGGTCGGAAGTCAGTACCGTGGGGAACCTTTTCGGGCACTTCAACCTGTTCCCGATGCAGGCGGGTGACTTGGTCGAGTACCGCGACACGACGCCAAAACGCATGTTCGCAGAGATGCGAAAGGTCGCGCCCAAGGGGCTCATCCAGGTGAACCATCCGCGCATGGACCAGATCGGATACTGGGCTCGCTACAAGGTCGACCCGACCAGCATGCAGGTGCCGCTCAAGTATCAATCGGAGTACTCCGACGACTACGACCTGCTGGAGGTGTTCAACGGCCTCGAGATGATGAGCGAACCCAAGCTGCGAAAGGTGCTCTTCGACTGGATCAAGCTCTTGGGTCGCGGCTATCGCTACACCGGCACGGGAAACAGCGACAGCCACAACCTCTTCTTCTTGGATCCAGGGCTGCCCCGAAACTTCATCCGCGTCCCGAGCTCGAAATCCGACGCGACGGATCTCACGGTGCCCGAGACTGAGATCGTGGAGTCGCTGCGTAAGGGTCGGGTGACCGTGAGCAGCGGTCCGATGCTCGAGGTGGACGTCAATGGTAAGGGGCCGGGAGAGACCGCCCAGGTCGTCGACGGCAAGGTTCCCCTGCACATCCGCATCTCGGCTGCGTCCTGGATCAGCGTGGACAGCGTCGAGCTGCTGCTGGGGGGAAATGGCCGGCGCGTGCGCTGGTTGACCGTGAAAGAGAAGAAGGCGCCAGTGCGCTTTGATCAAACCATCCAGCTGGACGTCCCGAGCAAGACCTTCGTGGTCGTCCTGGTCAAGGGCACCAAGGCATTGCCCAATACGTTTACGCCGAACATCAAGCCGTTCGCGTTCAGCAATCCCATTTGGCTCGAGCCCTAG